The Castellaniella sp. genome includes a window with the following:
- a CDS encoding NYN domain-containing protein, with protein sequence MNYIQTEAASRVAILIDCDNVSPDILEYALLISAQFGRATIRRGYGNQRTLADKWRDVLVSSAFTPCLQYQYASGKNTADLALALDALEALFDEQADVFCLITSDSDFAYLCRKLRERGAMVYIIGEPKTPSALRNASDQFFEWIREEGVTTRLGDASPEDCKQKIAGAEDIVNDKPNRQQRPIFVVKAVTLLASESADDKVHLGQLGQYLKRTDPAFSPKTYGHTGLLEMLRTYDLLSVHKENTGGWSASLVKTKH encoded by the coding sequence GTGAATTACATCCAGACGGAAGCAGCATCGCGTGTCGCGATCTTGATTGACTGCGACAACGTTTCACCAGATATCCTGGAATATGCACTCCTGATATCAGCACAGTTTGGCAGAGCCACAATACGACGCGGTTATGGCAATCAAAGAACCTTGGCCGATAAGTGGCGTGACGTGCTTGTTTCTTCCGCATTTACCCCTTGTCTGCAATACCAATATGCCTCTGGTAAAAATACGGCCGATCTTGCGCTCGCACTGGATGCGCTTGAGGCCCTATTTGACGAGCAAGCTGATGTATTCTGTCTAATCACCAGTGACTCGGACTTTGCCTATCTTTGTCGTAAGCTACGCGAACGTGGAGCCATGGTTTACATCATTGGAGAACCCAAGACGCCAAGCGCTCTGCGTAATGCCAGCGATCAATTCTTTGAATGGATCCGCGAGGAGGGCGTGACTACACGGCTCGGGGATGCGAGCCCAGAGGACTGTAAGCAAAAGATAGCGGGCGCCGAGGATATAGTAAATGACAAGCCAAATCGTCAGCAACGGCCTATTTTTGTTGTTAAAGCAGTCACCTTGCTTGCTAGTGAGTCAGCGGACGATAAAGTCCATCTTGGTCAGCTCGGACAATATCTTAAGCGCACTGACCCAGCCTTTTCACCAAAGACATACGGGCATACAGGTTTGTTGGAGATGCTGAGAACGTATGACCTACTTTCCGTGCATAAGGAAAATACCGGGGGATGGTCTGCGAGCTTGGTGAAAACCAAGCACTGA
- a CDS encoding XdhC family protein — MESTDIRVLCTLRDWRAEGQRALLATVIRTWGSAPRPAGALMALREDGRVVGSVSGGCIEDDLIFRYTRAHDGPGMPAGLPQVVRYGVDADDAHRFGLPCGGTLEILLEFDPQQALLGELVHRLKQGELVRRTVCCDDGRVTLEHAEAPQSLRFDGSRLTNIFGPEYRMLLIGAGILAEYLSTMALFNGFAVTLCDPRVEHMGAWSLLGVHKTTEMPDDAVVAFQPDRRSCIIALSHDPKLDDLALLEAIHSPAFYVGAIGSRRNNQRRRARMIEYFDETEASLENLRGPVGLYIGSKTPAEIAVSIMAEVLAVKNGVHLPRELSFS, encoded by the coding sequence ATGGAAAGCACGGATATTCGAGTTCTATGCACGCTAAGAGACTGGCGCGCCGAGGGGCAGCGGGCATTGTTGGCAACCGTCATCCGGACCTGGGGGTCTGCGCCCCGGCCTGCGGGTGCGCTGATGGCCTTGCGCGAGGATGGGCGCGTCGTGGGCTCGGTGTCCGGCGGCTGCATCGAGGATGATTTGATTTTCCGCTATACGCGTGCGCATGACGGGCCAGGCATGCCCGCTGGCCTCCCCCAGGTTGTGCGCTATGGCGTGGACGCAGACGACGCGCACCGGTTCGGACTGCCCTGCGGCGGTACACTGGAAATCTTGCTGGAATTCGACCCGCAGCAGGCCTTGTTAGGGGAACTGGTGCACAGGCTGAAACAAGGCGAACTGGTGCGCCGCACAGTCTGTTGTGACGATGGCCGCGTCACGCTAGAGCATGCCGAAGCGCCTCAGTCGCTGCGGTTTGATGGCAGCCGCCTGACGAATATTTTTGGCCCTGAATACCGCATGTTGCTGATCGGTGCGGGGATATTGGCCGAATATCTGTCCACGATGGCGTTATTCAATGGTTTTGCCGTGACGCTATGCGATCCACGTGTGGAGCACATGGGTGCCTGGTCCTTATTGGGCGTACACAAAACCACCGAGATGCCCGATGACGCGGTGGTCGCGTTCCAGCCTGATCGGCGTAGTTGCATCATTGCGCTCAGTCATGACCCCAAGCTCGATGACCTGGCGCTGCTGGAGGCAATTCACAGCCCTGCGTTTTATGTGGGTGCCATCGGCTCGCGCCGCAATAACCAGCGCCGCCGCGCCCGGATGATCGAGTATTTTGATGAAACCGAAGCATCGCTGGAAAACTTGCGCGGGCCTGTTGGCCTCTATATCGGCAGCAAGACCCCAGCCGAAATCGCGGTAAGCATCATGGCGGAAGTCCTGGCCGTCAAAAACGGGGTGCATCTGCCCCGCGAACTATCTTTTAGCTGA
- the queG gene encoding tRNA epoxyqueuosine(34) reductase QueG, producing MATSLPNHTDSGQWLAQIRAWAHELGFSQIGVSGVDLSSAEPDLLQWLALGYHGNLHYMERHGLMRARPAELVPGTISVITARMPYLPRATTPPDWQTRELSRLDQPGEGVVSLYARGRDYHKVVRARLRKLCDRIETLVGPFGYRAFSDSAPVLEKELASRSGQGWRGKHSLVLSRDAGSMFFLGEIFVDFALEPTDPVSAHCGTCTACIDICPTGAIVAPGVVDARRCISYLTIENHGPIPEELRPLMGNHIYGCDDCQTICPWNKYAQTTDLPDFDERSPLVGHQLVALFAWDEATFLKNTEGGPIRRINHERWLRNIAVALGNALRQADPEQVQALRAALLSRADHASALVREHVAWALAQRD from the coding sequence ATGGCAACTTCCTTACCGAACCATACCGATAGCGGCCAATGGCTAGCGCAAATACGAGCCTGGGCGCACGAACTCGGGTTTTCGCAAATTGGCGTCTCGGGCGTGGATCTTTCCTCGGCCGAGCCGGATTTGCTGCAATGGTTGGCCCTGGGTTACCACGGCAACCTGCATTACATGGAGCGCCATGGTCTCATGCGGGCGCGTCCAGCCGAACTGGTTCCAGGCACGATCAGCGTGATTACCGCACGCATGCCCTATTTGCCGCGTGCTACCACCCCACCTGACTGGCAAACACGCGAACTTTCAAGACTGGATCAACCGGGCGAGGGTGTGGTGTCGCTTTATGCGCGGGGACGCGACTATCACAAGGTCGTGCGTGCGCGGCTGCGAAAATTATGCGATCGCATCGAGACGCTGGTCGGCCCATTTGGTTATCGCGCTTTTTCGGACTCGGCGCCTGTGCTGGAAAAAGAGCTGGCCAGCCGCAGTGGCCAGGGCTGGCGCGGCAAGCATTCCCTGGTGCTCTCACGCGATGCCGGGTCGATGTTCTTTTTAGGCGAAATTTTTGTGGATTTTGCACTGGAGCCCACCGACCCGGTCAGCGCCCATTGCGGCACCTGTACCGCCTGTATCGACATCTGTCCCACGGGGGCGATTGTCGCGCCGGGCGTGGTCGATGCGCGCCGCTGCATTTCCTATCTCACCATCGAAAATCATGGCCCCATCCCCGAGGAACTGCGCCCGCTGATGGGCAACCATATCTATGGTTGCGATGATTGCCAGACGATCTGCCCTTGGAACAAATACGCGCAGACGACCGATCTGCCCGACTTTGACGAGCGTTCGCCGCTGGTGGGCCATCAACTTGTGGCGCTGTTTGCCTGGGACGAAGCCACTTTTTTGAAAAACACCGAGGGCGGGCCGATCCGGCGCATCAACCACGAACGCTGGCTGCGCAACATCGCCGTGGCGCTGGGCAATGCGCTGCGTCAGGCCGATCCGGAGCAGGTGCAGGCCTTGCGTGCCGCGCTGCTCAGCCGTGCCGACCACGCCAGCGCCCTGGTGCGCGAGCACGTTGCCTGGGCGCTGGCACAGCGCGACTAG
- a CDS encoding nucleotidyltransferase family protein yields the protein MTQLPATSAPTVIVLAAGQGQRFRLSGGGMHKLDAPLNGLSVLQRVLQAVAASGLPYHVVRPEQDVEGDAPGMGDSIARGVRATAQATGWLILPGDLPLVTSDSLCQVALNLVSHPVVVPRWNGQPGHPVGFGAACFAALTALRGDTGAASIVRVHRQAGTLLTLHLDDPGIATDIDTLDDLARAEALLAACHS from the coding sequence ATGACACAACTGCCCGCCACATCGGCGCCCACCGTGATTGTTCTGGCAGCAGGCCAGGGTCAGCGGTTTCGGCTGTCCGGCGGCGGCATGCACAAGCTGGATGCCCCGTTGAATGGACTGTCGGTGTTGCAGCGGGTACTGCAGGCTGTGGCTGCGTCGGGGTTGCCTTATCATGTGGTTCGGCCCGAACAGGACGTGGAAGGTGATGCTCCTGGCATGGGTGACTCTATCGCGCGCGGTGTGCGGGCGACGGCGCAGGCCACAGGCTGGCTTATCCTGCCTGGCGACCTGCCTTTGGTCACGTCCGATAGTCTGTGCCAAGTGGCGCTGAACCTGGTGTCGCACCCTGTCGTGGTGCCTAGGTGGAATGGGCAACCAGGCCATCCGGTCGGGTTTGGCGCAGCGTGCTTTGCCGCGCTGACCGCCCTGCGCGGTGATACGGGCGCAGCTTCCATTGTCCGTGTGCACCGGCAAGCCGGCACCTTGCTGACCCTGCATCTGGACGATCCTGGCATTGCGACAGACATCGATACCCTGGACGATCTGGCACGGGCCGAAGCATTGCTCGCCGCATGTCATTCTTGA
- a CDS encoding (2Fe-2S)-binding protein: protein MSIATITVSMTINGQSIGPVQVPETLMMIDFLHEYAHLTGTRLGCGQGVCRACVVILDRDNGHSEEIRTCITGVGYFNGRKLRTIEGHAQRDENGAITALSPIQQKFLDFYSFQCGYCTPGFVNAATVLLERLQREPIAPDQIETYVTDSLNDHICRCTGYVRYHQAVKDVILNTPGLTKNELP from the coding sequence ATGAGCATCGCCACGATCACAGTGTCCATGACGATCAATGGGCAGTCCATCGGGCCAGTGCAGGTGCCTGAAACCCTGATGATGATCGACTTTCTGCACGAATACGCGCATCTGACTGGCACTCGTCTTGGCTGCGGACAGGGTGTCTGCCGCGCCTGCGTCGTCATACTCGACCGAGACAACGGGCACAGCGAGGAAATACGCACCTGTATTACCGGCGTCGGCTACTTCAATGGCCGCAAGCTGCGCACCATAGAAGGCCATGCCCAGCGCGACGAAAACGGCGCGATCACCGCACTGTCGCCCATCCAGCAAAAATTTCTGGATTTCTATAGTTTTCAATGTGGCTACTGCACACCTGGTTTCGTCAATGCCGCCACGGTTCTGCTCGAACGCCTGCAGCGCGAACCCATCGCGCCAGACCAGATCGAAACGTATGTCACTGACTCGCTGAATGACCACATATGCCGATGTACGGGCTATGTGCGCTATCACCAAGCAGTCAAGGATGTCATTCTGAATACGCCGGGTCTCACGAAGAACGAGCTGCCATGA
- a CDS encoding heavy-metal-associated domain-containing protein yields MSKVVFNMEPFTCPSCVKKIEHTVGKADGVQEVKVMFNSGRIRAEFDADRTNADALQDIIVKLGYPVLSKKVA; encoded by the coding sequence ATGAGCAAGGTCGTTTTCAATATGGAACCCTTCACCTGTCCTTCCTGTGTCAAGAAAATAGAACACACGGTAGGCAAAGCCGATGGCGTTCAGGAAGTCAAAGTCATGTTCAATTCAGGGCGGATCCGGGCTGAATTCGATGCCGACAGAACCAATGCCGACGCCCTGCAGGACATCATCGTCAAGCTCGGTTATCCCGTGTTATCCAAGAAAGTCGCCTAA
- a CDS encoding cation-translocating P-type ATPase, translating to MNHIKNSHIAGVTGLMLLIAFALHLTGLAQYKDYVLIASSVVAGYFIAIKAFKALRMKAFSIELLVTIAVIGALIIGEYVESAVVTFLFIFGAYLEMRTLEKTRSSLRNLIDMTPTEATVIRPEGHIKVPVEEVNKGDRVLIRSGEKIAVDGVIVSGQALIVEAAITGESVPASKTLGDRVFSGTMIDNGYIEVTANRVGDDTTFAKIIDMVEDAQESKTTTQKFLDRFANIYTPTIVVLSVLVYALTRNVELALTFLVIACPGALVISAPVSMVAGIGNGARNGVLVKGGEIMENLSKIDLVIFDKTGTLTKGKPEVTELKSWGMDENVLLRLVAEAERLSEHHLGQTIVAEARKRKLILDQEPQHVAIIKGGGMIATVAGSHLAIGNRKLMADQGVAIADHIEAYATEREKTGNTAVLIAIDKQLAGVISIADQIKPEARTAIGQLRRTGVKKAIMLTGDNRHTAQLVGDALGLDAVYAELLPEDKVAWVNTFKNQGYRVAMVGDGINDAPALATADVGLAMGVSGTDISMEAADIVLMSDRLDQFAHAYSLAKATVRNMQQNTILAVGTVVLLLAGVLLGKIFLASGMLVHELSVLLVTLNAVRLIRYRAQGSAGKNAHDVTGHAGPMNQPAT from the coding sequence ATGAACCACATCAAAAACTCCCATATCGCCGGCGTGACCGGCCTGATGCTGCTGATTGCCTTTGCGTTGCACCTGACAGGCCTGGCTCAGTACAAGGACTACGTCCTGATCGCATCCTCTGTCGTGGCAGGTTATTTCATTGCCATCAAAGCCTTCAAGGCACTGCGCATGAAGGCCTTCAGTATCGAGCTGCTGGTCACCATCGCGGTCATCGGCGCCTTGATCATCGGCGAGTACGTCGAATCTGCCGTGGTGACTTTCCTCTTTATTTTTGGTGCGTATCTGGAAATGCGCACCCTGGAAAAGACGCGATCCTCTCTACGCAACTTGATCGACATGACCCCCACAGAGGCCACTGTGATCCGGCCAGAGGGTCATATCAAAGTCCCGGTCGAAGAGGTCAACAAGGGGGATCGGGTCTTGATCCGATCCGGCGAAAAAATTGCCGTGGATGGTGTCATTGTTTCGGGCCAGGCACTGATTGTCGAAGCCGCGATTACCGGCGAATCCGTCCCGGCCAGCAAGACTCTGGGCGACCGCGTGTTCAGCGGCACCATGATCGATAATGGCTATATCGAAGTCACCGCCAACCGCGTCGGCGACGACACCACTTTCGCCAAAATCATCGACATGGTGGAAGATGCCCAGGAATCCAAAACGACCACTCAGAAATTTCTCGATCGCTTCGCCAATATCTACACCCCGACCATCGTCGTGTTGTCCGTGCTGGTGTACGCCCTGACACGCAACGTAGAACTGGCACTGACTTTCCTGGTCATCGCCTGTCCAGGGGCACTGGTCATCTCCGCCCCCGTATCCATGGTGGCAGGCATCGGGAACGGCGCGCGTAACGGCGTACTGGTCAAGGGCGGTGAAATCATGGAAAACCTGTCCAAAATCGACCTGGTCATCTTCGATAAAACCGGCACCCTGACCAAGGGCAAGCCCGAAGTCACCGAATTGAAAAGCTGGGGCATGGACGAGAACGTGCTACTGCGCCTGGTGGCTGAGGCCGAGAGGTTGTCCGAACACCACCTGGGGCAAACGATCGTGGCTGAAGCCAGGAAGCGCAAACTCATCCTGGACCAGGAGCCGCAGCATGTCGCCATCATCAAAGGCGGGGGCATGATCGCCACCGTCGCTGGCTCACACCTGGCTATCGGCAACCGCAAGCTCATGGCAGACCAGGGCGTCGCTATTGCGGATCACATCGAGGCCTATGCCACCGAGCGCGAAAAAACAGGCAATACCGCCGTGCTGATCGCCATCGACAAACAGCTGGCCGGCGTCATTTCGATTGCCGACCAGATCAAACCGGAGGCCAGGACCGCCATCGGACAACTGCGCCGCACGGGCGTGAAAAAAGCCATCATGCTGACCGGCGACAATCGCCATACGGCCCAATTGGTTGGAGATGCGCTTGGCCTGGATGCGGTATACGCCGAATTGCTGCCAGAGGATAAAGTGGCATGGGTCAATACCTTCAAAAACCAAGGCTACCGGGTCGCGATGGTGGGCGACGGCATCAATGATGCCCCCGCGTTGGCGACCGCCGACGTTGGACTGGCCATGGGTGTCAGCGGTACGGACATCTCGATGGAAGCAGCGGATATTGTCCTGATGTCGGATAGGCTGGATCAGTTCGCACATGCCTATTCTCTTGCCAAGGCCACCGTCCGCAATATGCAGCAAAATACGATTCTGGCGGTCGGCACCGTGGTTCTACTGCTCGCAGGCGTGCTGTTGGGCAAGATCTTCCTGGCCTCCGGCATGCTGGTCCACGAACTGAGCGTGCTGCTGGTCACCCTGAATGCCGTTAGACTCATACGCTATCGCGCACAAGGGTCGGCAGGCAAGAATGCCCATGACGTAACCGGCCACGCTGGCCCAATGAACCAGCCCGCCACCTGA
- a CDS encoding YchJ family protein, whose protein sequence is MPVSESFNCPCGLPNTYHACCGRWHHGPLHLQAPDAQALMRSRYSAYVLDEIDYLLQTWHPRTRPASLAPNESGTKWLGLEVRHHDSQDAEHETVEFVARVRVNGRASRMHEVSRFVREAGRWLYVDAMAEA, encoded by the coding sequence ATGCCCGTCTCCGAATCCTTCAATTGCCCTTGTGGGCTGCCGAACACTTATCATGCCTGCTGTGGCCGTTGGCATCATGGGCCCTTGCACCTGCAGGCGCCCGATGCACAGGCTCTGATGCGGTCACGCTACAGCGCCTATGTGCTGGATGAGATCGACTACCTGCTGCAAACCTGGCATCCCCGCACCCGTCCGGCCTCGCTGGCGCCCAATGAATCAGGCACCAAGTGGCTGGGTTTAGAGGTGCGACACCATGACAGCCAGGATGCGGAGCATGAAACCGTGGAATTCGTGGCGCGGGTCAGAGTGAATGGCCGCGCATCGCGCATGCACGAAGTCAGCCGTTTCGTGCGCGAAGCCGGGCGGTGGCTGTATGTGGACGCGATGGCAGAAGCCTAG
- a CDS encoding cytochrome c has product MKMTTVAGTVAVLALVVGGVVLSGVLEPTYETSAVDAQGNVPDVQLLARGKYLAQAGDCAACHTSEDGAPFAGGVPIATPFGTIYGTNITPDRDYGIGDWTSADFYKVLHDGIAPDHPLYPAMPYTSYRGMTRTDSDAIFAYLQSIEPAAVPNQKNGVPFPFNIRVLMRGWNLLFLSKELPAVSTGSSDEWVRGRYLVNVLGHCIECHTPRGIVGQMTLTKSLEGGDAEAIHAPNITPTALADRGWTTADLQRFLAKGIAPQGSAYGSMYEAFHYSLRHLSDADNQAAVRYLTGDSPAAATLLAPATPAEVTSVQAGRKHYLALCAGCHSASGEGKPNVTVALAGNSTVRNPDPNNLLQVMLHGLGQKDFPDNQGRQAMPGFAGALNDAELAELINYVRVEFGGQQGDVTAKTVAAMH; this is encoded by the coding sequence ATGAAAATGACTACCGTTGCCGGAACTGTTGCTGTGCTTGCGCTGGTCGTTGGCGGGGTTGTGCTATCGGGCGTGCTGGAACCCACCTACGAGACGTCGGCGGTCGATGCGCAGGGCAATGTCCCGGACGTGCAACTGCTGGCGCGTGGCAAATACCTGGCCCAGGCGGGCGATTGCGCAGCCTGTCATACCAGCGAAGACGGCGCGCCATTTGCGGGCGGTGTACCCATCGCCACCCCGTTTGGCACCATTTATGGCACCAACATCACGCCCGACAGGGACTATGGCATCGGAGATTGGACCTCGGCTGATTTCTATAAGGTGCTGCATGATGGCATCGCACCCGATCACCCCCTGTATCCCGCCATGCCTTATACCTCGTACCGGGGGATGACGCGCACAGACAGCGATGCCATTTTTGCCTACCTGCAGAGCATCGAACCCGCCGCCGTGCCAAACCAAAAGAACGGCGTTCCCTTCCCCTTCAACATCAGAGTGCTGATGCGCGGCTGGAACTTGCTTTTCCTGAGCAAGGAATTGCCTGCCGTGTCGACGGGCAGTTCTGACGAATGGGTGCGCGGCCGTTATCTGGTCAACGTGCTTGGGCATTGCATCGAATGCCATACCCCGCGCGGCATCGTCGGCCAGATGACACTGACAAAAAGCCTGGAAGGCGGGGACGCCGAAGCCATCCATGCACCCAACATCACGCCGACCGCGCTGGCAGACCGCGGCTGGACCACAGCAGATCTGCAGCGGTTTCTGGCCAAAGGGATTGCACCCCAAGGCTCCGCTTATGGCAGCATGTACGAAGCCTTTCATTACAGCCTCAGACATCTATCGGACGCCGACAATCAGGCGGCTGTCAGATACCTGACTGGCGATTCGCCGGCTGCGGCGACATTGCTCGCACCGGCCACGCCTGCCGAAGTCACCTCCGTCCAGGCAGGCCGCAAGCACTATCTGGCCTTGTGTGCAGGGTGCCACTCGGCCAGCGGAGAAGGCAAGCCCAATGTGACCGTCGCACTGGCGGGCAACTCGACCGTGCGCAATCCGGACCCCAACAACCTGCTTCAGGTCATGCTGCACGGCCTGGGCCAAAAAGACTTTCCCGACAATCAGGGGCGGCAGGCGATGCCTGGGTTCGCGGGGGCGCTGAACGATGCCGAGCTTGCGGAACTGATCAATTATGTGCGGGTCGAGTTTGGGGGACAACAAGGTGATGTCACCGCTAAAACGGTAGCAGCCATGCATTAA
- a CDS encoding xanthine dehydrogenase family protein molybdopterin-binding subunit, with translation MTSAKISRRHFLKAVSLAGITTYIAPFGSSAYAALFEQKLLTPMHWDPSTGLARFRVDGIAKVTGSKIFARDIRARDLPNWPDQQSHALILRATLADSIYTGFDLSRLGADLKPDRIVTADDLQRDGVAFSDFYGEDMLLPAGKTPAYLGHAVAILIFHDFARFRLAKDALKFQDDVIQYGQHTGPLQRDPWGTFRYVRVGGQDGYAEDVFSSLKDAPIFPSQMRKRLPVWPDGKNHGAVGEEGMYYAQQIRQELENPPPDWLVFKRKYQTQSVDTAALEPDNANCWYDQTNQTLHMVVPTQSPSEVAATAADMLAKSRFGARTLVMHPCYTVGYGSKDHFSMPFYGLVCALYSDGRPVRIANDRYEQFQTALKRHAFDMDYQISIDRNSGMIQSCVVDMVANGGGRCNLSPSVVMVSATAAQSIYYLPKSDMMSRADASRAVDAGSARGYGTLQSMAATEMLMDELAQELGLDPIDFRLKNVLKTGMKNTQGAIPAGEVRAEDVLKRAQLHPLWTERVQRKNAYETEHPGKLYGVGFACVQKDFGTGAESSFAKVEVSPDGRILLRHTGTEIGTGMSTSQALACVRWLGQPANDIGVAIVDWPDLPMVSSGDPYLMSQADQDRLSTDPAWTPALASPASASNSAFYYTHTTREAARLVFTHGLWPAAQAIWTSGIGGGQAAPYVVRREDARWVKGMLTADGMQPLGLAQLASKAHAMGLVVGAVVHGFNRWQWAEADFMINDKPERLPLDGLALCFGAQAPADGQLTDKNPSGRTNGSADQRVVSIDAGLDDTLGTQSTTKGHYQVIRRHAVYYSPVQRNNAAVTYYSAMGTLAEIAVHLASGKVELLNHHSIIECGTLLSPQLVSGQIQGGLAMGIGHALHEHLPLYEDGPGNGTWNFNRYHLPLAKDVALWQQTAEILPPLSDTDPPKGMAEVVMIPIVAAIVNGIAHATGQRFYSLPVTPEKIQEALA, from the coding sequence ATGACCAGTGCCAAAATATCGAGGCGCCATTTCCTGAAAGCGGTATCGCTGGCAGGCATTACCACTTATATCGCGCCCTTCGGGTCATCCGCCTACGCAGCACTCTTTGAGCAAAAGCTGCTGACTCCCATGCACTGGGACCCGTCCACGGGCTTGGCCAGATTCCGGGTCGATGGCATTGCAAAGGTCACCGGCAGCAAAATCTTCGCACGCGACATCCGGGCGCGCGACCTGCCTAACTGGCCAGATCAGCAAAGCCACGCGCTGATATTGCGCGCTACCCTCGCCGATTCGATTTATACCGGCTTTGATTTATCGCGCTTGGGCGCGGACTTGAAGCCCGATCGCATTGTGACCGCCGACGACCTGCAGCGCGACGGCGTGGCGTTTTCCGATTTTTACGGCGAGGACATGCTCTTGCCGGCAGGCAAGACACCGGCGTATCTGGGCCATGCGGTGGCGATTCTTATTTTTCACGATTTCGCCCGATTCCGCCTGGCTAAGGACGCCCTGAAGTTTCAGGACGATGTCATCCAGTACGGCCAGCACACCGGGCCGCTGCAACGCGATCCCTGGGGCACTTTTCGCTATGTGCGGGTGGGTGGCCAGGACGGCTATGCCGAAGACGTGTTTTCCAGCCTCAAGGACGCACCGATATTCCCCAGCCAGATGCGTAAGCGGCTGCCGGTATGGCCTGATGGCAAAAACCACGGCGCGGTCGGCGAAGAAGGGATGTACTACGCGCAACAGATCCGCCAAGAGCTGGAAAACCCGCCCCCCGATTGGCTGGTATTCAAGCGCAAATACCAGACCCAATCGGTCGATACCGCCGCACTGGAGCCCGATAACGCCAACTGCTGGTACGACCAGACAAATCAGACCTTGCACATGGTGGTGCCTACGCAGTCGCCCAGTGAAGTCGCTGCGACGGCGGCGGACATGCTGGCCAAGAGCCGCTTCGGGGCCAGGACTTTGGTGATGCATCCTTGTTATACCGTGGGCTATGGCTCCAAGGATCACTTCAGCATGCCCTTCTATGGCCTGGTCTGTGCACTGTATTCAGACGGCAGGCCGGTGCGTATCGCCAATGATCGCTACGAGCAATTCCAGACAGCGCTGAAACGCCATGCTTTTGACATGGATTACCAGATCAGTATCGACCGCAACAGCGGCATGATCCAGTCCTGTGTCGTGGACATGGTGGCCAACGGCGGCGGGCGCTGCAATCTGTCGCCATCCGTGGTGATGGTAAGCGCCACGGCGGCGCAGTCGATCTATTACCTGCCCAAATCCGACATGATGTCCAGGGCGGATGCCTCGCGGGCGGTGGACGCGGGCTCGGCGCGGGGCTATGGCACCTTGCAGTCCATGGCGGCAACCGAAATGCTGATGGACGAATTGGCCCAAGAGCTTGGGCTGGACCCGATTGATTTCCGGCTTAAAAATGTGCTGAAAACCGGGATGAAGAACACCCAGGGTGCCATCCCCGCCGGAGAGGTCCGCGCCGAAGACGTCCTGAAAAGAGCACAATTACATCCGCTCTGGACCGAACGCGTCCAACGCAAAAACGCCTACGAGACCGAACATCCGGGCAAGCTGTACGGCGTGGGATTTGCGTGCGTACAAAAGGACTTCGGTACAGGTGCCGAGTCTTCCTTTGCAAAAGTAGAAGTCTCGCCCGATGGCCGTATTTTGCTGCGCCATACCGGCACGGAGATTGGCACAGGCATGAGCACGTCGCAAGCACTGGCCTGCGTGCGCTGGCTAGGGCAGCCTGCCAATGATATTGGTGTCGCCATCGTCGATTGGCCCGATCTGCCGATGGTGTCATCCGGCGACCCTTATCTGATGAGCCAGGCAGACCAGGACCGCTTATCGACCGATCCGGCCTGGACTCCGGCCCTGGCCTCACCCGCCAGTGCCTCCAATTCGGCTTTTTATTACACGCACACCACGCGCGAGGCAGCACGTCTTGTTTTCACGCACGGCCTGTGGCCTGCGGCGCAAGCCATCTGGACCAGTGGCATCGGCGGCGGGCAGGCCGCGCCCTACGTGGTCCGCCGGGAAGACGCACGCTGGGTCAAAGGCATGCTGACCGCTGACGGCATGCAGCCGCTCGGCCTGGCGCAGTTGGCCAGTAAGGCCCACGCAATGGGCTTGGTGGTAGGGGCCGTGGTTCACGGCTTTAACCGCTGGCAGTGGGCAGAAGCCGATTTCATGATAAACGACAAGCCCGAACGACTACCGCTGGATGGCTTGGCCCTGTGCTTTGGCGCCCAAGCACCAGCCGATGGACAACTAACCGACAAAAACCCATCTGGTCGGACCAATGGATCGGCCGACCAGCGCGTGGTCAGCATCGACGCAGGTTTGGACGATACCCTGGGCACCCAAAGCACGACCAAGGGCCACTATCAGGTGATCCGCCGACATGCCGTCTATTACTCGCCCGTCCAGCGCAACAATGCCGCCGTGACCTACTATTCCGCCATGGGCACGCTGGCCGAAATAGCGGTGCATCTTGCCAGTGGCAAGGTTGAACTGTTGAACCATCATTCCATCATCGAATGCGGCACGCTGCTGTCGCCCCAACTGGTTTCAGGTCAGATACAGGGCGGACTGGCGATGGGGATCGGGCATGCGCTCCATGAACATCTGCCGCTGTACGAAGACGGCCCCGGCAACGGCACCTGGAACTTCAACCGTTATCACTTGCCTCTCGCCAAAGACGTGGCGCTCTGGCAGCAAACCGCAGAAATCCTCCCGCCGCTATCTGACACCGACCCCCCGAAGGGCATGGCCGAAGTCGTGATGATTCCGATTGTGGCCGCCATCGTGAACGGCATTGCCCACGCAACCGGGCAACGGTTTTATTCCCTGCCGGTCACCCCCGAGAAAATTCAGGAGGCACTGGCATGA